The following are encoded together in the Poseidonibacter lekithochrous genome:
- a CDS encoding N-acetylneuraminate synthase family protein, which translates to MNNIEKKTYIIAEIGNTHEGSLGLAKQFIKSASACGVDAVKMQTHIFEAESLLSAPNPPYFKDETRKEYFERTSFSVDQWKELKRYSEEDLKIDFFSSPFSLEAVDLLEEVGMDTYKIASGEVNNIPLLEKVAKTEKKVLLSSGMSSWNEIDEAVETLQTNGCKNLVVLQCTSEYPCPPEQSGLNVLDEMKNRYENVEIGYSDHTMGVAVPIAAVIKGATVIEKHFTLSQKMYGSDAMNSTEPDEFKRLVDEIRQIETSLTNNIDKDEKVKNLTNMKITFEKSIVSADSINELDKIEFKHLAFKKPGDGIPAKEYKKLLGKRINKKVNKDYKFKWEDFK; encoded by the coding sequence TTGAATAATATTGAGAAAAAAACGTACATAATAGCAGAAATAGGTAATACTCATGAAGGTAGTTTAGGCCTTGCTAAACAGTTTATTAAGTCTGCATCTGCTTGTGGAGTAGATGCTGTTAAAATGCAAACACATATATTTGAAGCTGAAAGTTTACTATCTGCACCAAATCCTCCTTATTTTAAAGACGAAACACGAAAAGAATATTTTGAGAGGACTTCTTTTTCTGTTGATCAGTGGAAAGAACTTAAAAGATATAGCGAAGAAGATTTAAAAATTGATTTTTTTAGTTCACCCTTTTCTCTTGAAGCAGTAGATTTATTAGAAGAAGTAGGAATGGATACTTATAAAATTGCTTCAGGTGAAGTAAATAATATTCCACTCCTTGAAAAAGTTGCAAAAACTGAAAAAAAAGTACTACTTTCAAGTGGTATGAGTAGCTGGAATGAAATAGATGAAGCAGTTGAAACACTTCAGACAAATGGATGTAAAAATTTAGTTGTTCTTCAATGTACATCTGAGTACCCATGTCCTCCAGAGCAAAGTGGTTTAAATGTGTTAGATGAAATGAAAAATAGATATGAAAATGTAGAGATAGGATATAGCGACCATACAATGGGTGTTGCTGTGCCAATTGCTGCTGTAATCAAAGGTGCAACAGTAATTGAAAAGCATTTTACACTTTCTCAAAAAATGTATGGTAGTGATGCTATGAATTCTACAGAACCAGATGAATTTAAACGACTTGTAGATGAGATAAGACAAATTGAAACATCTTTGACTAATAATATAGATAAAGATGAAAAAGTTAAAAACTTAACTAACATGAAAATAACTTTTGAAAAATCAATTGTATCAGCAGATTCAATAAATGAATTGGATAAAATAGAATTTAAACATTTAGCTTTTAAAAAACCTGGGGATGGAATTCCTGCAAAAGAGTATAAAAAACTTTTAGGTAAGAGAATAAATAAAAAAGTTAATAAAGATTATAAATTTAAATGGGAAGATTTTAAGTAA
- a CDS encoding cytidylyltransferase domain-containing protein, with product MKFLGIIPARGGSKGIPKKNIKLLKGKPLIAYTIETALNSKLDKVIVSTDCEEIAEVSKNYGVEVMMRTDILAQDKTPTLPVLQDVVSKLDEEYDAIMTLQPTSPLRTENHINESIKLFEINTSADSLVSVVEMPHNFSSEKLMKLEGMYLTGNSNVKRRQEVEIMYARNGAAIYITKCEKLNEYIFGGKILPYFMSKINSFDIDDMEDWEIVEKLIG from the coding sequence ATGAAATTTCTTGGGATAATACCTGCAAGAGGTGGAAGTAAGGGAATACCTAAAAAAAATATAAAACTTTTAAAAGGTAAACCCCTTATTGCTTATACTATAGAAACTGCACTTAATTCTAAACTTGATAAAGTGATAGTTTCTACTGATTGTGAAGAGATAGCAGAAGTATCTAAAAATTATGGTGTGGAAGTGATGATGAGGACTGATATATTGGCTCAAGATAAAACTCCTACACTGCCAGTTTTACAAGATGTTGTAAGTAAACTTGATGAAGAATATGATGCTATTATGACTCTACAACCTACTTCTCCCTTAAGAACAGAAAATCACATAAATGAGTCAATAAAACTTTTTGAAATTAATACTAGTGCAGATAGTTTAGTAAGTGTTGTTGAAATGCCACACAATTTTAGTTCTGAAAAATTAATGAAACTTGAGGGAATGTATTTAACTGGTAATAGTAATGTAAAAAGAAGGCAAGAAGTAGAAATTATGTATGCAAGAAATGGTGCAGCTATTTATATAACAAAATGTGAAAAACTTAATGAATATATATTTGGTGGTAAGATTTTACCATACTTTATGAGTAAAATAAATAGTTTTGATATTGATGATATGGAAGATTGGGAAATAGTGGAGAAATTAATTGGATAA
- the neuC gene encoding UDP-N-acetylglucosamine 2-epimerase gives MKKICVFVGSRANYSSIKSVMRAVKAHPKLELQVVLGASAILDRFGKVEDLIRKDGFEPNFTFHNLVEGENPATMAKSTGLGLMDASMIFNNLKPDFLVVVGDRFEMMSVTLAAAYMNIRIVHTMGGEVTGTIDESIRHAITKFAHVHFPANEDSSKRIIKMGEDEEFVFNVGCPRTDLVAEELKNDSYDILKDLFKIYGGVGKEFDLTKPYLLVSQHSVTTEFGNNRKQIEETLKALEELEMPTIMLWPNADAGGDDISKGIRTYREKHNPQWLHLFKNLPTHIYIHLMNTTSCLVGNSSSGVREGAFIGTPVINIGTRQNKRLRTNNVIQVDYNAKEIIEGIKQQLTNGKYESSDMYGDGTAGDKIAEILTYVEPSIQKTITY, from the coding sequence ATGAAAAAAATATGTGTTTTTGTTGGAAGTAGAGCAAATTATAGTAGTATCAAATCAGTTATGAGAGCAGTAAAAGCTCATCCTAAGTTAGAACTTCAAGTAGTTCTAGGTGCGTCTGCAATTTTAGATAGATTTGGGAAAGTTGAAGATTTAATTAGAAAAGATGGATTTGAACCAAACTTTACTTTTCATAACTTAGTAGAAGGCGAAAATCCTGCTACTATGGCAAAATCAACAGGTTTAGGATTAATGGATGCTTCTATGATTTTTAATAACTTAAAGCCTGATTTTTTAGTAGTTGTTGGTGATAGATTTGAAATGATGTCAGTTACTTTAGCTGCTGCATATATGAACATAAGAATTGTACATACTATGGGTGGAGAAGTAACAGGAACAATTGATGAGAGTATTAGACATGCAATTACAAAATTCGCACATGTCCATTTCCCAGCAAATGAAGATTCTAGTAAAAGAATCATAAAAATGGGTGAAGATGAAGAATTTGTTTTTAATGTTGGGTGCCCTCGAACAGACTTAGTTGCAGAAGAACTTAAAAATGATAGTTATGATATTTTAAAAGATTTATTTAAAATATATGGTGGAGTTGGTAAAGAATTTGATCTAACTAAACCTTATTTATTAGTTTCTCAACATTCAGTAACTACTGAATTTGGAAATAACAGAAAACAAATAGAAGAAACTTTAAAAGCTCTTGAAGAATTAGAAATGCCAACTATTATGTTATGGCCTAATGCTGATGCAGGTGGAGATGATATATCTAAAGGTATAAGAACATATAGAGAAAAACATAATCCTCAATGGTTGCATCTTTTTAAAAACTTACCTACTCATATATATATACATCTTATGAATACAACATCTTGTTTAGTAGGAAATAGTAGTTCTGGCGTAAGAGAAGGGGCTTTTATTGGAACACCTGTAATTAATATAGGAACGAGACAAAATAAAAGACTTAGAACAAACAATGTAATCCAAGTAGATTATAATGCTAAAGAAATAATAGAAGGTATTAAACAACAATTAACTAATGGAAAATATGAAAGTAGTGATATGTATGGTGATGGTACTGCAGGAGATAAAATAGCAGAAATACTTACTTATGTAGAACCTTCAATTCAGAAGACTATTACTTATTAA
- a CDS encoding lipopolysaccharide biosynthesis protein has product MSSQIFKNSFYYMLASFLPTAVGFIMLPIYSRYLSPDDYGIVALVLSFQMFLPLILSLKLDSSLSRFYFEYKDKDLKIFISTILLVIFIFSIIFSIIIYVNLDSIISFVFPKTPDKYFLLFEMGLIISFLSIFNNFLKNLIRVREKAKLFMKIQLCLFFFNFTVNIIEVIVLERGAYGIIEASLIYVILSLIIYIYVNKDYFILYNKLIYIVDPIKFSLPLIPHSLSGLIFMYSDRIILEKHVTLSAIGLYMFSDKIAMVFKMIVNEFNAAFSPYFVRKSKESREKAIEETHNISLIFIYILSMLIVFLALFSVEVVYILLDDRYFDTWMMIPLLSSAYIFRSLYCFSSSGLFFEKKTGKVAIITIFAGVANIGLNIVLIPHYGIMVAIYTTIFSFFITFLMSELISYKIYYLKLMSKKNIIIVSYMFISIFFSLYLNKSFLDFGLIEYLYKFIVLAIGFGIGYKLKLFNIDKLLKIKG; this is encoded by the coding sequence ATGAGTAGTCAAATTTTTAAAAATTCATTTTATTATATGCTTGCATCTTTTCTTCCAACAGCAGTTGGATTTATTATGCTTCCCATATATAGTAGATATTTATCTCCTGATGATTATGGTATTGTTGCATTAGTTTTATCTTTTCAGATGTTTTTGCCATTAATATTATCATTAAAATTGGATTCTTCATTATCTAGATTTTATTTTGAATATAAAGATAAAGATTTAAAAATATTTATTTCAACTATTTTGCTTGTAATATTTATTTTCTCAATTATTTTTTCTATTATTATCTATGTTAATTTAGACTCTATTATTAGTTTTGTTTTTCCTAAAACACCAGATAAGTATTTTTTACTATTCGAAATGGGATTAATAATTTCATTTTTATCTATTTTTAATAATTTTCTAAAAAATTTAATAAGAGTAAGAGAAAAAGCAAAATTATTTATGAAAATACAATTATGTTTATTTTTCTTTAATTTCACTGTTAATATTATAGAAGTTATTGTATTAGAAAGGGGAGCTTATGGTATTATTGAGGCAAGCTTAATATATGTAATATTATCGTTAATAATTTATATATATGTAAATAAAGATTATTTTATTCTATACAATAAATTAATATACATAGTAGATCCTATTAAGTTTTCATTACCTTTAATTCCTCACTCATTATCAGGTTTGATTTTTATGTATTCTGATAGAATAATTTTAGAAAAACATGTGACATTAAGTGCAATTGGTTTATATATGTTTTCAGACAAAATAGCAATGGTATTTAAAATGATTGTCAATGAATTCAATGCAGCTTTTTCCCCATATTTTGTAAGAAAATCTAAAGAATCTAGAGAGAAAGCAATAGAAGAAACACATAATATTTCTTTAATATTTATTTATATTCTTTCAATGTTGATTGTTTTTTTAGCATTGTTCTCGGTGGAAGTAGTATATATTCTTTTAGATGATAGGTATTTTGATACTTGGATGATGATTCCTCTGCTCTCTTCTGCTTATATTTTTCGTTCTCTTTATTGTTTTAGTAGTAGTGGATTATTTTTTGAAAAGAAAACAGGTAAAGTTGCTATTATTACCATATTTGCAGGTGTAGCTAACATTGGATTAAATATTGTATTAATTCCACACTATGGCATTATGGTTGCTATCTATACAACTATATTTTCTTTTTTTATTACATTTTTAATGTCAGAATTAATATCATATAAAATTTATTATTTAAAATTAATGAGTAAAAAGAATATCATTATTGTTAGTTATATGTTTATTTCTATATTCTTTTCATTATATTTAAATAAAAGTTTTTTAGATTTTGGCTTAATTGAATATTTGTATAAATTTATAGTATTAGCAATTGGTTTTGGGATAGGTTATAAATTAAAGTTATTTAACATTGATAAATTATTAAAAATTAAAGGTTGA